The DNA segment CTTGCGCCGCCAAGTAGGGGCTCGGCGCGCGCAAATCCGTCCGCGTCAAATCCACGAAATCGTTCGCCCAACTCGACCGAAGCGAAAACATCATCCACGTCAACTTCGCCGTTTCGCGCGTCATCGTGGGGTTCGAGGCGCGAGCGCCGATGTTGACGTCGCGAAGCCACTTGATCGTGCCGCCCCAATCGATAGCGCCCATGTCCACGATTGCGTCGTTAACGATGTTCGCCGGAACGCGTCCGCTTCCCAGCGTTCTGACCACCGAGCCTTCGTAGGTATTAGGCTGCTGCGTCACGATGTCGGCGTGGACCGGCAGCCACGTCGCCTGATTGGGATTCTTATCGAACGCCGCGAGATCGGCAACGACCGACGGATTCGGCGGAGCCTGCGGAGGCGGCGCATCGGACTTGGCGCCGCCGCACGACGCAGCGGCGACGAGCGCGACCACCGCCAGTACTCGAACGACGCTCCGAACCAACTGCAACTCCTTCATCACTATCGTTTCGCTTCCACGAGACTCCGATCGAAGCCGACGACCGCCTTGTCCATTTCTTTTAACATCCCGTCCGCCGATCTGTCCCAAGAGAAGTTTCGTGCCCAGGCCACCGCCCCTCGCTCCAGGCGCTCTCGCAGCGCGCTATCGCGCAGCAGCGATAGTATCGACGGCGCCAACTCGGCGTCCTTTGGGACGACGAGGCCGGTCTGGTTATGACGAACGGATTCACGCAATCCCGGGACGTCGAACGCGACCGCGGCGGTCCCGCACGCGTTTGCCTCGATGACCGAAACTCCCCAACCCTCGATTTCCGAGGGATTCACGAGAACCCAAGCCTTCTGCAGCAGCTCGCGCTTGCGCCGTTCGTCGACGAAGCCTTCGAACGTTACGCAGGACGTTAGGCCTAGACGCTCGGCACGCTTCTCCAGCACCGGCCGTTCGGGTCCGTCGCCGGCCACGACGAGGCTCGCATTCGGCACCGACTCCCTCACCTCGGCCAGCGCGTCGATCAGGAGATCCACGCGTTTGTACGGCATCAGCCGTCCGAGATACAGTATCGTTGGGAGCGGTGCTTTCGGCCCGGGCACGAGGTCGCCGTCGACGCCGTTGTAGACGATCGACACCGGACGTTTGCTCATCCCGATGGCGTTCATCTCCGCGCGCGTATCCTCGGAAACGGCAACGAACGGCACGTTTCGATAGACCAGCGGAACGATCGTGCGCTCGCACAGCATCAGAGGATAGGCGAGCCACGCCGGGAGATGCTTGCGAAAGACTTCGAGATGAACGTGGTGGACGATGCAGAGTTTCGGTTTGAGCGAGTAGAGCGGCGAAAAGAACGGTAGTCCATTTTCGGCGTCCAAAATGACGTCGAACCGGTCGCGAAACTCCGTTACGTAGGTCCACGGAACCGCGGCGTACACCGTCACGGCATTTCCGACCCGGCGAATTGGAATCGAATCGATCGAGTCTCGTGCCGCGCCGCCGGCGAATCCACCGCTCAGCCACTCGACGTAGTGTCCGCGCCGCAGCCATCGCTTGGCCTGCTCGAACAAATATTTCTCGGCACCGCCGGCTTGCGGATGCTTCGGGTCGCGCCAGTTCATCACCAGAATGTTGTAGCGATCCTTGACGCGCACCGGCCGGGTCGGAAACAAACGGTCGTACACCGGCACGAGCAGGCGTAAGATCGAATGACGCAGCCTTAGCCGGATCACCGCTGCCAGCATCAGCCGCGACGCCTGTCCCAAACGCAGCCGCGAACCTTCGACGTCGGACCAGTAGGTGGGCTCCTCGCGCACGCTCAAGCCGAGCGCTTTCATCACGAAGAGCAAGTCGACGTCGAACGCGAGGTTCGACGTTTCCACGTGACGCATCGCCAGCTCGAGCGACGACCGGCTAAACACCTTTGCTCCGCATTGCGTGTCGGCGTAAGGCAAGCCGAAGAGCACGCGCACGATGAGATTGAACGTGCGGCTCGCCGCGCGGCGCAGCAGCGTCTGCTTGCGGTCGATCGCGGCGCCGGGCACCCAGCGCGACGCGATCACGCCGTCGTCGGTCTCGAGCGATTCGCATAGCCGCCGCATTTCGCCGGCCGCCGTCGCGCCGTCGGCGTCGACGTAGCCCACGACCGACGCTCGTGCGAGCATGAATCCGGCACGAACGGCGCCGCCCTTACCGATGGTTTCCGGAATCTCGACGTGACGGACGTTGAGGGTGCGCGCCTCTACGCGCTCGACCGCGGCCAGCGTGCCGTCGGTACAACCGTTGAGCGCGACGATGATCTCGGAATCCGCGAACGCACGCGCGTACTGCTCGAGCGTGCTTTCGATGCGATCCTGTTCGTTGTGGGCCGGGATGATAATCGAAAAGCGCGGCTCCGTTTTCAAGAGCGGCACCATCGCCGTCACGCGATCGGCGCCTGCGGCCCATCCGGCGGGCTAAAGAGATTGCGCTCGAACTTCGCGAGGATCGTGCGCCGAGCCAGCTCGAGTTCTTCGATGCCGAGCAGGCGCGCGACGGCGACGAAAACCGCAGCCCCGATAGCGATTTGACCGAAGAGGAACCACGCGCGCGATGCGAGCGTCGCTTCGGGTACGACGCCGAGCGTTCCGATCCAGTGCAGCGCCGAAAACATCGCGAGCGACGCGACGATCGTTTTGCACAGCGGAATCATTAGCGCGCCCCAATCGATTCCGGAAACCAGCCGCGCCACGAGCATCAGCAACAGCACAGCCTGCACGGCCTGGCTGACGCTATTGGCGAGCAGCAGGCCTTTCGCGCCGAGCGGCTGCAGCCACACCAGCGACAGCAAGACGTTGAGAACGACCGTTCCGACCGAGATGGTCACCGGCCAGAGCGACTCCTTGCACGCAAAGCAACAGCGCGTCAGGACGACGTTGGCGGCGAGCGCGATCAATCCAACGGCCGAGTACGGCAGCAAAC comes from the Candidatus Baltobacteraceae bacterium genome and includes:
- a CDS encoding glycosyltransferase, which produces MVPLLKTEPRFSIIIPAHNEQDRIESTLEQYARAFADSEIIVALNGCTDGTLAAVERVEARTLNVRHVEIPETIGKGGAVRAGFMLARASVVGYVDADGATAAGEMRRLCESLETDDGVIASRWVPGAAIDRKQTLLRRAASRTFNLIVRVLFGLPYADTQCGAKVFSRSSLELAMRHVETSNLAFDVDLLFVMKALGLSVREEPTYWSDVEGSRLRLGQASRLMLAAVIRLRLRHSILRLLVPVYDRLFPTRPVRVKDRYNILVMNWRDPKHPQAGGAEKYLFEQAKRWLRRGHYVEWLSGGFAGGAARDSIDSIPIRRVGNAVTVYAAVPWTYVTEFRDRFDVILDAENGLPFFSPLYSLKPKLCIVHHVHLEVFRKHLPAWLAYPLMLCERTIVPLVYRNVPFVAVSEDTRAEMNAIGMSKRPVSIVYNGVDGDLVPGPKAPLPTILYLGRLMPYKRVDLLIDALAEVRESVPNASLVVAGDGPERPVLEKRAERLGLTSCVTFEGFVDERRKRELLQKAWVLVNPSEIEGWGVSVIEANACGTAAVAFDVPGLRESVRHNQTGLVVPKDAELAPSILSLLRDSALRERLERGAVAWARNFSWDRSADGMLKEMDKAVVGFDRSLVEAKR